One Ctenopharyngodon idella isolate HZGC_01 chromosome 9, HZGC01, whole genome shotgun sequence DNA window includes the following coding sequences:
- the zgc:162707 gene encoding UPF0524 protein C3orf70 homolog B: MAYTGVQKALKSDKLDEAQALAKSCAGRPDFLPCDGLSICATHSHGKCFKLHWCCHLGWCHCKYVYQPMTNVAQLPSTPVPVAPSDCTDTIDLSISLTERFLRISPCFLPPPCPEPPKYCNIAELFIDDYIVKRINGKMCYVQRPPVHMEAPLSPPQIKPACLIAQKQHTEDKQTVEETVKGPKMGHCSSPSSSEDSGINALGGHYLESCEEESEEEDELSTDGHSSPGSLWEQDECTLLSPSKSIVEIIENIETTV, from the exons ATGGCTTACACTGGAGTGCAGAAGGCTTTGAAGAGTGATAAGTTAGATGAAGCTCAAGCTCTGGCCAAAAGCTGTGCAGGCAGACCGGACTTTCTTCCCTGTGATGGACTGTCCATCTGCGCGACACACAGCCACGGAAAGTGTTTCAAACTGCACTGGTGCTGCCATTTAGGCTGGTGTCACT GTAAATATGTGTACCAGCCCATGACCAATGTCGCTCAGCTACCCAGCACACCTGTGCCGGTCGCTCCATCCGACTGCACCGACACCATTGATCTGTCCATCTCTCTGACTGAACGCTTCCTCCGCATCTCCCCCTGTTTCCTGCCACCACCTTGTCCCGAACCCCCGAAATACTGCAACATTGCCGAACTGTTTATCGATGACTACATTGTCAAACGCATCAATGGCAAGATGTGCTACGTTCAGCGGCCTCCAGTTCACATGGAGGCCCCTCTTAGCCCGCCTCAGATAAAGCCTGCTTGTCTGATAGCACAGAAACAGCACACTGAAGACAAGCAAACAGTTGAGGAGACTGTTAAAGGACCAAAAATGGGCCACTGCTCTTCGCCCTCCAGCTCCGAGGACTCAGGGATTAATGCTTTGGGAGGACACTATCTGGAGTCCTGTGAGGAAGAATCTGAGGAAGAGGATGAACTTAGCACGGATGGACACTCTAGTCCAGGAAGTCTATGGGAACAGGATGAATGCACACTACTGTCCCCTTCCAAATCTATTGTGGAGATTATCGAAAATATTGAAACTACTGTGTGA
- the ehhadh gene encoding peroxisomal bifunctional enzyme: protein MARYELVKRSVALITLTNPPVNALSSAVRHGIAKTMERALSDPKVTAVVICGENGRFCGGADIREFAGPLRGPPLVPLLDSVEAGEKPVVAAIEGVALGGGLELALVCHYRIAHFKARVGLPEVTLGILPAAGGTQRLPRLIGIPAALELITTGRHVSAQEALKLGIVDQVTEQNACEVAVEFALRAVAKPLSSRRLSSLTTPCPPNLDALLEAVTMQIQKKARGVMAPLACVQAVRAAATMPYSQGIKRESELMATLFNSGQARALQYCFFAERTAGKWTLPSGAQWNDTKPREIRSAAVIGLGTMGRGIAVSLARVGIPVIAVESDKKLLETGRQMVIGMLERDAKRRGVSASLNLLKFTLSLQDLKDVDLVIEAVFEDMALKKSVFRELSKVCRPATLLCTNTSGLDVDALAGVTDRPQLVIGMHFFSPAHVMKLLEVVCGPRSSSETIATAMSLGKRMGKVSVAVGNCPGFVGNRMLKPYSDQATFLLEEGATPEQIDKALEDFGFAMGVFRMSDLAGLDVGWRVRKESGLTGPDVDPKNPPRRRQGRKYCPIPDMVCEQGRFGQKTGRGWYMYDKPGGTNAKPDPLIQNLLEMYRSRYGIQPRKITDQEIIERCLFALANEGFRILEDGIAARPEDIDVIYLFGYGFPRHRGGPMFYASMVGLQRVLERLEHYHQAHPDVPHLEPSPLLKKLVACGSPPVQKWREHIKTMHSHL from the exons atggcgCGATATGAACTTGTTAAACGATCAGTTGCTCTGATTACTCTTACCAACCCACCTGTCAATGCCTTAAG TTCTGCAGTGCGTCATGGCATTGCAAAGACCATGGAGCGAGCCCTGAGTGACCCAAAGGTCACGGCCGTGGTGATCTGTGGAGAGAATGGAAGATTCTGTGGAG GTGCAGACATCCGTGAGTTCGCTGGGCCTTTAAGAGGACCTCCTCTGGTACCCTTGTTGGATTCAGTAGAGGCAGGAGAGAAGCCTGTGGTTGCTGCCATAGAAGGAGTGGCTCTAGGTGGAGGCCTTGAATTAGCCCTAGTCTGTCACTACCGTATTGCACACTTTAAG GCACGTGTTGGACTTCCAGAGGTGACTTTGGGCATCCTTCCAGCTGCTGGGGGAACTCAGCGTCTTCCCAGGCTCATTGGCATTCCTGCTGCCCTAGAACTAATCACCACTG GCCGCCATGTCTCAGCCCAGGAGGCGCTGAAGCTGGGCATCGTTGACCAGGTCACAGAACAAAATGCTTGTGAGGTGGCTGTGGAGTTTGCCCTGAGAGCTGTAG CCAAACCGCTGTCTTCCCGAAGACTGAGCTCGCTGACCACGCCCTGCCCTCCAAATCTGGATGCCCTATTAGAAGCGGTCACTATGCAGATTCAAAAGAAGGCTCGGGGAGTGATGGCCCCTTTGGCTTGTGTTCAGGCAGTGCGGGCAGCTGCTACAATGCCTTACAGCCAGGGAATAAAGCGGGAGAGTGAACTGATGGCCACTCTTTTCAACTCTGGCCAGGCCCGGGCTCTTCAGTACTGCTTCTTTGCTGAGAGGACTGCTGGGAAATGGACTCTACCTAGTGGAGCGCAATGGAATGACACCAAACCCAGAGAGATCCGGAGTGCAGCCGTCATAG GTCTGGGCACTATGGGAAGGGGCATTGCTGTGTCTCTGGCACGTGTGGGAATTCCTGTCATTGCTGTCGAGTCAGACAAGAAACTCTTGGAGACTGGCAGGCAGATGGTGATTGGCATGCTTGAGAGAGATGCCAAAAGACGGGGAGTGAGTGCCTCTCTCAATCTCCTCAAATTCACCCTCAGCTTACAGGACCTGAAGGATGTGGACCTTGTTATCGAAGCAGTCTTTGAAGACATGGCACTTAAGAAGAGTGTTTTCCGAGAGTTGTCCAAGGTGTGTAGACCAGCCACTCTACTCTGCACCAACACCTCTGGTCTAGATGTGGATGCATTGGCCGGTGTGACGGACAGACCGCAGCTGGTGATTGGGATGCACTTCTTCTCACCGGCACATGTCATGAAGCTCCTAGAAGTTGTCTGTGGGCCTCGTTCCTCAAGTGAAACCATTGCTACAGCGATGAGCCTTGGGAAGAGGATGGGAAAGGTGAGTGTTGCTGTTGGAAACTGCCCTGGTTTTGTTGGAAACCGCATGCTGAAGCCTTACTCGGATCAAGCCACCTTCCTGCTAGAGGAAGGGGCCACACCTGAACAAATCGACAAGGCTCTGGAGGACTTTGGTTTCGCAATGGGAGTCTTTAGGATGTCTGACCTTGCAGGCCTTGATGTTGGTTGGAGAGTCCGGAAGGAATCTGGGTTGACCGGGCCTGATGTTGACCCAAAAAATCCCCCACGTAGGCGCCAAGGGCGTAAGTACTGCCCCATTCCAGACATGGTCTGTGAGCAAGGCAGGTTTGGCCAGAAGACAGGTCGTGGCTGGTACATGTACGACAAACCTGGGGGTACAAACGCAAAGCCCGACCCACTGATCCAGAACCTCCTTGAGATGTACAGGAGCAGGTACGGCATTCAACCACGCAAGATTACAGATCAGGAAATCATCGAGCGATGCCTTTTTGCCCTGGCCAACGAGGGCTTTCGTATTCTGGAGGATGGCATAGCTGCCCGACCGGAGGATATTGATGTCATCTATCTGTTCGGTTATGGCTTTCCAAGGCACCGAGGTGGGCCCATGTTCTACGCCAGCATGGTGGGCCTGCAAAGAGTCCTGGAGAGGTTGGAGCATTACCACCAAGCCCATCCTGATGTGCCTCATTTGGAGCCCAGTCCTCTTCTGAAAAAACTTGTGGCTTGTGGCAGTCCTCCTGTCCAAAAATGGAGAGAGCATATCAAAACAATGCACAGCCATCTCTAA